In the Populus trichocarpa isolate Nisqually-1 chromosome 1, P.trichocarpa_v4.1, whole genome shotgun sequence genome, one interval contains:
- the LOC7485123 gene encoding oligopeptide transporter 1, with amino-acid sequence MANLVDEAAPQFKLPDHEKHHFEIDEAEAEEVNDNPIEQVRLTVPITDDPTQAVLTFRTWVLGLAACILLSFVNQFFQYRSNQLSIGSVTIQILVLPIGKFMAAKLPKKQISIPFTKCSFSLNPGPFNMKEHVLITIFANCGAGGVYAVYIITIIKAFYHRGLHPVAAMLLAQTTQLLGYGWAGTFRNILVDSPYMWWPATLIQVSLFRALHEKEKRKKGERTRLQFFAVVFVASFAYYIVPGHFFPSLSALSFVCWIWKRSITAQQIGAGLNGLGIGSFGLDWATVASFLGTPLAYPFFAIVNTMVGFILVMYVLVPIAYWSNFREAKRFPIFTSHTFDEDGQIFNITRVLNEKTFDLNLVEYENYSKLYLSIFFAFLYGLSFASLTATLTHVALFDGKNIINMWKKTTTAVKDEFSDVHTRIMKKNYAVVPQWWFTAILVISLALSLLAVEGFDHQLQLPWWGLLLACFIALIFTLPVGVVQATTNMQIGLNVITELVIGYMYPGKPLANVAFKTYGYISMTQALSFLGDFKIGHYMKIPPKSMFIVQLVGTVVSSFVYFATAWWLLSSVENICNPDLLPDGSPWTCPGSDVFYNASIIWGVVGPLRMFTDKGVYPEQNWWFLIGFLAPFPMWFLQRKFPEKKWIKLIHIPLILSASSAMPSAKTVHYWSWAFVGFIFNYIIYRRYKGWWAKHTYILSAALDAGVAFLGVILYFTLQSKDIYGPAWWGADVSDHCPLAKCPTAAGIKVKGCPVL; translated from the exons ATGGCAAATTTAGTCGACGAAGCAGCGCCCCAATTCAAGTTGCCTGATCATGAGAAGCATCATTTTGAAATTGACGAAGCAG AGGCTGAAGAAGTGAACGATAATCCAATTGAGCAAGTCAGGCTTACAGTTCCAATCACCGATGACCCTACACAGGCAGTCTTAACATTTCGAACATGGGTTCTTGGGTTGGCAGCGTGCATCCTTCTTTCCTTTGTGAATCAATTCTTCCAGTATCGTTCTAATCAGCTATCTATCGGTTCAGTTACAATACAGATTCTTGTTCTCCCCATAGGAAAGTTCATGGCTGCAAAACTCCCAAAGAAACAAATCTCGATCCCATTTACAAAATGCTCATTTTCATTGAATCCAGGGCCTTTCAACATGAAAGAACATGTATTGATCACCATATTTGCCAACTGTGGAGCCGGTGGTGTATATGCAGTGTACATTATTACAATTATCAAAGCCTTCTACCACAGAGGGCTCCATCCTGTCGCTGCTATGTTGCTAGCACAAACCACTCAG TTGCTTGGTTATGGATGGGCTGGTACGTTCAGAAACATTCTTGTGGATTCGCCTTACATGTGGTGGCCTGCAACCCTTATCCAAGTCTCTCTATTCAG GGCATTGCatgagaaggaaaagagaaaaaagggagAACGTACAAGGCTGCAATTCTTTGCCGTTGTCTTCGTTGCAAGCTTTGCTTACTATATTGTTCCTGGCCACTTTTTCCCTTCACTATCAGCTCTCTCCTTTGTTTGCTGGATATGGAAGCGCTCGATCACCGCTCAACAGATCGGTGCAGGGTTAAATGGTCTTGGAATTGGCTCCTTTGGTCTTGACTGGGCGACTGTTGCCTCTTTCTTGGGAACTCCTCTAGCTTACCCTTTCTTTGCCATTGTCAATACTATGGTTGGTTTCATCTTGGTTATGTATGTCCTTGTCCCCATAGCATACTGGTCTAACTTTCGTGAAGCCAAGCGATTTCCCATATTTACCTCTCACACTTTTGATGAAGATGGTCAGATATTCAACATTACCCGTGTTCTTAATGAGAAAACATTCGACCTTAATCTAGTGGAATACGAGAACTATAGCAAACTCTATTTAAGTATCTTCTTCGCCTTCTTATATGGATTGAGTTTTGCATCTCTAACAGCTACCCTTACTCATGTTGCTCTTTTTGACGGAAA AAATATCATAAACATGTGGAAGAAGACGACAACTGCAGTGAAAGACGAGTTTAGTGATGTGCACACAAGAATTATGAAGAAGAACTATGCAGTAGTCCCTCAATGGTGGTTTACTGCCATCTTGGTTATATCACTGGCTCTTTCGCTTCTGGCTGTGGAAGGTTTTGACCATCAGCTTCAGCTTCCTTGGTGGGGACTTCTCCTAGCCTGTTTCATTGCTCTAATATTCACCTTACCCGTTGGAGTCGTTCAGGCGACAACAAACATG CAAATCGGACTGAATGTGATCACAGAATTGGTTATTGGGTACATGTACCCAGGGAAGCCTCTTGCTAATGTGGCTTTCAAGACGTATGGCTACATTAGCATGACACAAGCGCTCAGTTTTCTCGGTGACTTCAAAATAGGGCACTATATGAAGATCCCCCCCAAATCTATGTTCATTGTACAG CTAGTTGGAACAGTAGTTTCTTCCTTTGTTTACTTTGCCACAGCATGGTGGCTTCTCTCATCTGTTGAAAACATCTGCAATCCAGACTTGCTTCCTGATGGGAGTCCTTGGACCTGTCCTGGAAGCGATGTCTTCTACAATGCTTCAATCATCTGGGGAGTAGTAGGACCTCTCAGAATGTTCACAGACAAGGGAGTCTACCCGGAGCAGAACTGGTGGTTCCTCATTGGTTTCCTTGCCCCATTTCCAATGTGGTTTCTCCAGCGCAAATTCCCTGAGAAAAAATGGATCAAGTTGATTCACATTCCCCTTATCCTTAGTGCCTCATCAGCCATGCCATCAGCGAAAACTGTGCACTACTGGTCTTGGGCATTTGTTGGATTTATCTTCAACTACATTATTTACAGGAGGTACAAGGGATGGTGGGCTAAGCACACCTACATCTTATCAGCTGCTTTGGATGCTGGTGTTGCCTTCTTGGGAGTTATCCtttattttacccttcaatcCAAGGATATTTATGGCCCAGCTTGGTGGGGTGCTGACGTTTCTGACCATTGTCCATTGGCAAAATGTCCTACAGCAGCAGGGATTAAGGTCAAGGGATGCCCTGTTCTCTAA